A genomic region of Zea mays cultivar B73 chromosome 6, Zm-B73-REFERENCE-NAM-5.0, whole genome shotgun sequence contains the following coding sequences:
- the LOC100281106 gene encoding protein binding protein: MLGASASRGRKAAPPSVKLGAAKEAPATVAAAASGGKVSAEEVWEVRPGGMLVQKRGGAADDEPSPGVKPVRTIRVKAKHAGVTHEIYVSSEASFGELKKLVAAKTGLHPDDQKVLYKDKERDSKAFLDVAGVKDRSKVVVVEDPEARARRLIEERRNGHLQKAASAVAAVTAEVDKLAPKVAALDASVRKGEKVAEKDVVQVTELLMNELLRLDAVVADGDVKAQRRMQVKRVQKYVETLDAVAARNAATVRKSGAKPAPPPPQQQQQQARQARWEMLDLLSSLPSTSSASSTTTVSSTASSGAPPTNRLDWMLF; encoded by the exons ATGCTGGGAGCGAGCGCCAGCAGGGGCAGGAAGGCGGCGCCGCCATCAGTGAAGCTGGGGGCGGCGAAGGAGGCGCCGGCGACCGTGGCCGCAGCCGCCTCCGGCGGCAAGGTGTCGGCGGAGGAGGTGTGGGAGGTGCGGCCCGGCGGGATGCTGGTGCAGaagcggggcggggcggccgacgaCGAGCCGTCTCCCGGCGTCAAGCCGGTGCGCACCATCCGGGTCAAGGCCAAGCATGCCGGCGTCACGCACGAGATCTACGTCAGCTCCGAGGCCTCCTTCG GGGAGCTGAAGAAGCTGGTGGCCGCCAAGACGGGGCTGCACCCGGACGACCAGAAGGTGCTGTACAAGGACAAGGAGCGCGACTCCAAGGCGTTCCTGGACGTGGCCGGCGTCAAGGACCGCTCCAAGGTGGTGGTCGTGGAGGACCCGGAAGCCCGCGCGCGCCGCCTCATCGAGGAGCGCCGCAACGGCCACCTCCAGAAGGCCGCCAGCGCCGTCGCCGCGGTCACCGCCGAGGTCGACAAGCTCGCCCCCAAG GTGGCGGCGCTGGACGCGTCGGTGCGCAAGGGGGAGAAGGTCGCGGAGAAGGACGTGGTGCAGGTGACAGAGCTTCTCATGAACGAGCTGCTCAGGCTCGACGCCGTGGTCGCCGACGGCGACGTCAAGGCGCAGAGGCGGATGCAG GTGAAGCGCGTCCAGAAGTACGTGGAGACGCTGGACGCGGTGGCGGCCAGGAACGCCGCCACCGTCCGCAAGTCCGGCGCCAAGCCagcaccgccgccgccgcagcagcagcagcagcaagcgagGCAGGCGCGGTGGGAGATGCTGGACCTGCTGTCGTCGCTGCCGTCCACGTCCTCGGCCTCGTCGACGACAACCGTGAGCTCCACGGCGTCCTCCGGCGCGCCGCCGACCAACCGCCTGGACTGGATGCTGTTCTGA
- the LOC109940154 gene encoding protein ALP1-like, translating into MSHSHSDEDSYSSDSEDETLMLVNLLVLNIEARRHLQRRSRLPRRVIHRDHFRGENLIHHHYFAENPVYPPHVFRRRFRMSRPLFLRILQGLQQHDSYFTQRVDATGMPGLGPLQKVCAAMRVLAYGLPSDAVDEYIQIGESTARECLHHFCRGIIAYFSGWYLRTPNEADITRIMHHSESRGFPGMLGSIDCMHWEWRNCPTAWRGQFCGRNGRASMILEAVATYDLWIWHAFFSMPGTNNDVNVLHRSPVFDPMTSGRMPPVHYTINGNAYNFGYYLADGIYPNWPTFVKAIRHPYEQKKVYFTQMQESCRKDIERAFGVLQARWAVLRGPAYGWDRNRLTEIITACIIMHNMIVEDEGPFAANTDFGDNTSTSQAPQLIAEGRAEWVINHFDLRRQERSCSLQNDLVEHLWARRGSM; encoded by the exons ATGTCTCACAGCCATAGCGATGAAGACTCTTACTCGAGTGATAGTGAGGACGAAACACTTATGCTTGTCAATCTTCTTGTCCTCAACATAGAGGCCAGACGCCACCTACAACGACGGTCCCGTTTGCCTCGGCGGGTTATTCATAGAGATCATTTTCGTGGAGAAAATCTTATCCATCATCACTACTTCGCCGAGAACCCTGTGTATCCACCCCACGTCTTTCGTAGAAG GTTCCGCATGAGTAGGCCTCTCTTCCTGAGAATCTTGCAAGGTCTTCAACAACATGATTCGTACTTTACACAACGGGTAGACGCAACTGGTATGCCTGGTCTAGGTCCACTACAAAAAGTATGTGCGGCAATGCGGGTACTAGCATATGGGTTACCTTCAGATGCTGTAGACGAGTACATTCAAATAGGGGAGTCGACAGCTAGGGAATGCCTTCATCATTTCTGTCGAGGTATCATTGCATACTTCAGTGGCTGGTATTTACGAACTCCTAACGAAGCTGACATAACACGCATCATGCACCATAGCGAATCAAGAGGTTTCCCAGGGATGTTGGGTTCTatagattgcatgcattgggagtggcggAACTGTCCTACCGCATGGCGTGGTCAGTTTTGTGGCAGAAATGGTCGAGCATCTATGATCCTAGAAGCTGTGGCAACGTATGACCTTTGGATTTGGCATGCTTTCTTTAGCATGCCCGGGACAAACAACGACGTGAACGTGCTCCACCGATCACCAGTTTTCGACCCCATGACATCTGGCCGAATGCCACCTGTGCATTACACAATAAATGGTAATGCATATAACTTCGGATATTACCTCGCTGATGGTATTTACCCGAACTGGCCAACTTTCGTAAAAGCTATAAGGCACCCATATGAGCAAAAGAAAGTGTATTTCACACAAATGCAGGAAAGTTGTCGAAAGGATATTGAGCGTGCATTTGGAGTTCTTCAAGCTAGGTGGGCGGTGCTACGAGGTCCAGCATATGGTTGGGATCGAAATCGTTTAACTGAAATTATAACAGCTTGCATCATaatgcacaacatgattgttgAAGACGAAGGGCCGTTTGCAGCTAATACTGATTTTGGAGATAACACTTCAACCAGCCAAGCACCACAACTAATTGCTGAAGGAAGGGCAGAATGGGTGATTAACCACTTCGATCTTCGTCGCCAAGAAAGATCGTGCTCCCTCCAAAATGATCTTGTCGAGCATTTGTGGGCTCGGCGTGGAAGCATGTAA
- the LOC118472193 gene encoding glutathione S-transferase T3: MWPTAYMQQSAMDCNLVGNLNFPNPAQGPTTMWAPMHTGNTSSQSSMIPASQSAMYWNHYLNFVRNPLGPPEVNPFPDCIPPSNTSTPLQGSNTIPSIPVNLDSDAEHSVQDINSPEKNAPPIQKPKKAKEQNFTGPEDLLLCTTWLQISSDPVVHTGQRREGLWARIEKRYNEQRGNFPCRVNRALSSRWDKIRADVSKFAGYYARVLREKQSGLTDDDKTSKAATLFAHEENKNFQYMHCWHQLKGEPKWESICSGQSFRGLNANPVGSTGTPSAPTTENDSSSAGLTGKQPRGRDFSKSERNKPASSSSPEYLSRLQEITEKQIQRSIEKGAKKEKCTEEDREMEKKRLELEAEKVIIRKRELKLQELESAEKRLQRLEATNEEDVQPQVWIMMQKQKQKLQEFIFGYE; encoded by the exons ATGTGGCCCACGGCTTACATGCAGCAGAGTGCTATGGATTGTAACCTCGTGGGAAACCTGAATTTTCCAAACCCTGCTCAAGGTCCGACAACAATGTGGGCACCCATGCATACAGGGAATACTTCTTCCCAATCTTCCATGATTCCGGCCTCTCAATCAGCTATGTACTGGAATCATTACTTGAATTTTGTCAGGAATCCTCTTGGGCCACCTGAAGTTAACCCATTTCCTGATTGCATTCCACCATCCAATACCAGTACACCATTACAGGGTTCCAATACTATACCTTCCATACCTGTGAATTTGGACTCAGATGCAGAACATAGTGTTCAAGACATCAATAGTCCTGAAAAGAATGCACCTCCTATACAAAAACCCAAAAAGGCTAAGGAACAAAACTTTACTGGCCCTGAAGATCTTCTACTTTGCACAACCTGGTTGCAAATTAGCAGTGACCCTGTTGTGCACACTGGGCAACGTAGGGAGGGCCTTTGGGCTAGAATTGAAAAAAGATACAACGAACAGAGGGGGAACTTTCCTTGCCGAGTGAACAGAGCGCTTAGCAGCAGATGGGACAAGATAAGAGCAGATGTAAGTAAGTTTGCTGGGTACTATGCAAGAGTTCTTAGAGAGAAACAAAGTGGGTTAACTGATGACGACAAG ACTTCGAAGGCGGCAACATTATTTGCACACGAGGAGAACAAAAATTTCCAGTACATGCATTGCTGGCACCAACTAAAGGGAGAACCGAAATGGGAGAGCATTTGTAGTGGACAATCGTTCCGCGGATTGAATGCAAATCCAGTTGGGTCAACAGGTACTCCGTCTGCTCCGACAACTGAAAATGATAGTTCATCAGCAGGGTTGACAGGAAAACAGCCGCGTGGTCGTGATTTCAGTAAATCAGAGAGAAACAAACCTGCATCATCTTCATCTCCAGAGTACCTCAGCCGTTTGCAAGAAATAACTGAAAAACAAATTCAGAGGTCCATAGAAAAGGGTGCAAAAAAAGAGAAGTGCACAGAAGAAGACAGGGAAATGGAGAAAAAGAGGTTAGAATTGGAAGCCGAAAAGGTCATCATACGAAAAAGGGAATTGAAACTTCAAGAACTAGAATCTGCTGAAAAAAGATTACAAAGGCTGGAGGCAACGAATGAAGAAGATGTCCAACCCCAAGTTTGGATTATGATGCAAAAACAAAAACAGAAGTTGCAAGAATTCATATTTGGTTACGAGTGA
- the LOC109940432 gene encoding IQ domain-containing protein IQM1, producing the protein MWSPQEKNMRLENMTWRIWNLARKKEIDSRHRYGHNLHLYYDIWCANSSCEPFFYWLDVGKGRDLHHQKCPRSKLNSQLIMYLGPNERAAYEVVVEEGRLLYKQSGDLVNTNEESKWIFVLSTSRSLYVRSQKFDLCDRDGKYTPISDGTVAPMELDGVIRLDWVWMG; encoded by the exons ATGTGGAGCCCGCAGGAGAAGAACATGCGCCTGGAGAACATGACCTGGAGGATCTGGAACCTCGCCAGGAAGAAGGAG ATTGACTCGCGCCACCGCTACGGCCACAACCTGCACCTCTACTACGACATCTGGTGCGCGAACTCCAGCTGCGAGCCCTTCTTCTACTGGTTGGATGTCGGCAAAGGCAGAGACTTGCATCACCAGAAATGCCCACGAAGCAAGCTCAACTCACAGCTCATCATGTACCTCGGACCA AACGAGAGGGCGGCGTACGAAGTCGTCGTGGAGGAAGGCCGGCTGCTGTACAAGCAGAGCGGCGATCTGGTGAACACGAACGAGGAGtccaagtggatcttcgtgctgaGCACCAGTAGGTCGCTGTATGTCAGATCGCAGA AATTTGACCTGTGTGATCGTGATGGAAAGTACACGCCAATTTCG GATGGCACTGTAGCGCCGATGGAGTTGGATGGTGTCATCAGGCTCGACTGGGTGTGGATGGGATAG